The following nucleotide sequence is from Bacillus alveayuensis.
TTCACGAATTTGGTCGCCAATTTCATCATGAAGCTCTGTTGGGAATGGACCGTCACCAACACGAGTTGTATATGCTTTCGAAACACCGACAACATGATTAATTTTTGTTGGGCCAACACCTGCACCAATTGTAACGCCACCAGCAACAGGATTTGAAGAGGTGACAAATGGATAAGTACCTTGGTCAATATCTAACATAACCCCTTGAGCTCCTTCGAATAATACACGGCGGCCTTCATCTAACGCATCATTTAGGACAACAGATGTATCACAAACATATTGTTTAATTTGTTGGCCGTATTCATAATACTCATTTAAGATATCCTCTAGCTTAAATCCCTCAACTTCATACACTTTTTCAAATAAACGATTTTTTTCTTCTAAGTTTCTTCTAAGCTTTTCTTCAAATACTTCTCGATCTAAAAGGTCGGCAATACGTATTCCGACACGTGCTGCCTTGTCCATGTAAGCAGGACCAATTCCTTTTTTCGTCGTTCCGATTTTATTGGCACCTTTTCTCTCTTCCTCTAATGCATCTAATTTTAAATGATATGGTAAAATGACATGAGCACGGTTACTAATGCGGAGATTATCAGTTTTAATTCCACGTTCATGTAATCCGTTTAATTCTTGTACTAACGCCTTTGGATCAACAACCATGCCATTGCCAATTACACAAATTTTTTCACTAAAAAAAATTCCAGACGGTATTAAGTGTAATTTATATGTTTCACCATTAAATTTAATGGTATGACCGGCATTGTTCCCACCTTGATAACGAGCAATCACTTCTGCATGTTGTGAAAGAAAATCGGTAATTTTTCCTTTTCCTTCATCTCCCCATTGCGTACCTACGACAACGACTGAAGACATAGTAGTGCACCTCCGCTATCCATCAAAATCCCTTATTTCACAAACAAGTTCATTTTACCAATTTAAAACAGAGACGTCAATAAAATCCGAACATTTGTAAATATATATATTTATTTTGTTCGTATTATTTTTTTGGATAAGGCTCTGTTATAGGATATTGTTGATATTTGTGAAATTCGCTCCCTTTCCGCGGGCGATCCACGAGTATCGCTTGCCTATGTCAGTCGAAAAGCTATAGTAAAGCAAAAATCTTTTAGAGAAGAGCCTTTAATAAAATCTATTGCTAGTCCTTTCACCTATCATAACGCTATTTACACTTTATACATCAACTAATCGATTACATCGAGATGAAACTTCTTTCTGCCAAGTAAGCAAAAAAACGCCTTAAATGGATAAGGCGTTGTTATGCACCAGGGGGAATATTTGATTCTTCAAATCTCCGTTCTAGGTTAACAAACTTGTTATATTCTTTAACAAAAGCAAGCTGAACAGTTCCAACAGGACCATTCCGCTGCTTAGCAATAATTATTTCTATAATATTTTTATTCTCTGTTTCTTTATCATAATAGTCATCACGATATAAAAACGCAACGATATCTGCATCCTGCTCGATACTACCAGACTCGCGAATATCCGACATCATCGGACGTTTATCTTGGCGTTGTTCAACACCACGAGAAAGCTGTGATAATGCAATAACTGGAACTTCTAATTCACGTGCTAATGCTTTTAAGGAACGAGAAATTTCAGAAACCTCCTGCTGCCGGTTCTCTCTGTTCCGTCCGCTTCCTTGTATTAATTGTAAATAGTCGATCAGAACTAATCCTAGTCCCCTTTCCTGCTTTAGGCGGCGACATTTTGCGCGAATTTCACTCACTTTAATCCCTGGTGTATCATCGATGTAAATTCCTGCATTGGATAAGCTCCCCATCGCCATCGTTAATTTTCCCCAATCTTCTGGGGTTAAATTTCCTGTACGTAAATTTTGGGCATTAATATTTCCTTCTGCACAAAGCATACGCATAACTAATTGATCAGCACCCATTTCTAAACTAAAAATCGCAACATTTTCATCTGTTTTGGTTGCTACATTTTGGGCTATATTGAGCGCAAACGCCGTTTTACCAACAGATGGGCGAGCAGCAACGATAATGAAATCGTTCCGTTGGAATCCCGCTGTCATCCGGTCAAGCTCTGTAAAGCCTGTTGGGATGCCAGTAATTTCGCCTTTGCGATGATGAAGCATTTCGATGTTGTCATACGTTTTGACTAATATATCTTTAATATTTTGGAAGGATCCAGTATTTTTTCTTTGCGCCACTTCCATAATATTTCTTTCTGCTTCATCTAATAGACCGTCCACGTCATCTTCACGGTTGTATCCTTCTTGAGCAATGTTCGTAGCTGTTCGAATCAGTCGTCTTAAGATCGATTTTTCTTCGACTATTTTTGCATAATATTCAATATTCGCTGCTGTTGGAACAGAGTTAGCTAAGTCACTTAAGTAAGAGACTCCACCAACTTCCTCTAATATTTTCGCATCTGCTAATTCCTTTGTTACCGTGACTAAATCAACAGGCTCACCTTTATCCGCCAATTTAAGCATCGAGTTAAATATTTTCTGATGGGCAGCACGATAAAAATCTTCGGGAATCAAAATTTCAGAAGCAAGGGTTAAGGCAGATGGCTCAAGAAAAATCGCGCCTAAAACCGCTTGCTCCGCTTCTATGTTTTGTGGTGGAATACGATCAGCTAATAGATCATTCATGATGATCACCGCCTTTTTTGTTACGCCTTCTTCTAGAAGCTTTGCTTTCTAAACTATCAATATTGTTTAAACCTTTAGTAGATAAAAATCTTAAAAAAGCGGAGCTAAAATATGCTCCGTCAAAAATTGAGTATAGGGAAATATGATTTGATTTCAAGAAGTATTTCTTTCCACAATGACCACACTTTATTTTAGTACGTATCGAATTATTCTTCAGATACATGAACTTTTAAAGTCGCTGTGACATCAGAATGTAATTTTACAGGAACATTTGTATATCCTAGGGCACGAATAGCATCCGGCAAGTCAATTTTCCGTTTATCAATTTGAATCTTATGTTCTTTTTTCAAGTGTTCAGCAATTTGCTTACTTGTAACAGAGCCAAATAAACGCCCGCCTTCACCAGCCTTAGCTTTTAATTCTACTGTGATTTTTTCCAATTGCTCTTTTAATTGTTTGGCTTTCGCCAATTCTTCTGCTGCTTCTTTTTGTTCTTTTTTCTTTTGCGCTTCTAGTTGTTTTAAGTTTGCTTGTGTTGCTTCAATCGCAAGACCTTTTTTAAATAAATAGTTTTGGGCATAGCCGTCCGCTACATTTTTAATTTCACCTTTTTTTCCTTTCCCTTTTACGTCTTGAAGAAAGATGACTTTCATTCTTCATTTCCCCCTTCTAAATAATCTTGAATGGCTTTGATTAAGCGCTCCTCTGCTTCGTCTATTGTGATACCCTTCAGTTGTGTTGCTGCATTCGTTAAATGTCCTCCACCATCAAGAGACTCCATGATGACTTGTACATTAACATCTCCTAATGAACGTGCACTAATCGCCACGGTCTCTTCATCTCTTTTGGCAATTACAAACGAAGCTAAAATATTTTGCATCGTTAAAAGAGTATCAGCAGCTTGTGCGATAATGACCTGTTCATACCATTCATCTTCTAATGGATCCGCTTTGGCGATGGCAATTCCATTTTCCAAAATTGTTGTATTTTGGATAAGCTTTGAGCGTTTGACATAAAGATCAAGGTCTTCTTTTAAAAGTTTTTGTACAAGAATCGTATCTGCCCCTTTTGCCCGTAAATAAGAAGCAGCATCAAATGTACGTGACCCCGTCCTTAGCGTGAAGCTTTTCGTATCGACGATAATACCAGCTAATAACGCTGTAGCCTCAATCATACTCATCGTTAACCGTTTTGGCTGATATTCTAAAAGCTCTGTTACAAGCTCGGCCGTTGATGATGCATACGGCTCCATATAAACTAGTAATGGATCATGAATGAACTCTTCTCCTCTGCGATGATGATCGATGATGACCACATTATCAATTTTATTTAATAACCGTTCTTCAATCACTAATGATGGTTTATGTGTATCTAATACTACAAGAAGAGTGTCATCTGTTGCAATTTCCAAGGCTTCCTCAGGTGTTATAAATCGGGACCATAATTCGGAATTTTTCTTCACTTCCTCCAATAGACGTTGTACGCCTGAATCTATTTCATCTTGATTTAATACGATAAAGCCTTCTTTCCCATTTACTTGTGTTACCTTTAATAAACCGATTGACGAGCCGATTGCATCCATATCAGGATATTTATGTCCCATAATAATAATTTTGTCACTTTCCAGAATAATTTCTTTTAAAGCATGGGAAATCACTCGTGCTCGCACACGTGTACGTTTTTCTATTGGATTCGTTTTTCCACCAAAAAATTTCACTTTTCCGTTAGGCTGCTTAATCGCTACTTGGTCTCCACCCCGCCCTAAAGCCAAGTCTAAGCTTGATTGTGCTAATCCCCCTAACTCTGGCAGCTCTATAACACCTGTCCCAACCCCAATACTTAAGGTTAAAGAGACATTTTGAACAGTTGCCTTTTCACGAACTTCATCCAAAATAGAGAATTTCGATTTTTCTAATTGAGATAATATATTTTCGTTTAAAACGGCAATAAAACGTTCAGACGAAATTCGTTTGAGAAAAATGCCATATTCCGTTGCCCATTTATTTAAAATTGAGGTTACTTCACTATTTAAATTACTTCTTGTTTGATCATCCATACCTTGTGTAACTTCATCATAATTATCAAGAAAAATATAAGCTAATACTGTCCGCTCACCTTTATATTTCTTTTCAATTTCTTTTTGTTCTGTTACATCGAAAAAGTAAAGAAGCCGTTCCTCCCGCTTAATAATCACGTTAAACTTTCGGTCATGGAGTGTAATGATTTCAGAATCTACTTCTTGTTTCAATAATGGTACTAATGATTCAGCAACATCATTAAGAGAACGGCCAACTAATGTATCGACATCGAAAAGGGACGCCAAGTAAGGATTTGTCCATTCAATGAAATATTGATCATTGACGAGCATAATCCCAATTGGCATTTCCATTAAAGCTTCTTCACCGACTCTTTTTAAACGATATGATAACGTGGAAATATAGCTTTCTATCTCTGTTTTTACTTGTCGGTCAGCCTTTATTAAAAAAAATAAAGAAAAGCCAAATAGCAACGTCATAAACAAACCAATGAACCATTGATATCCCCAAATGATCATAACAGAAAGGGTGGTTAAACCAATCAAGGTATATACTGGATACCTAAATAATGGCTTTTCATAAAAATGTGGCATAATGTTCAGCTCCTCAAAACATTCAAACACTCCATCACTTTTTCAGCCTATTTCGCAAATCAAAACCTAAATCTATTATACCTAAAATTCGAATCAAATCTTGTAAGAGCGGAAGGATCATCGAAGTAATAATGACTAAAATAGGAATACCCTTTGACAGCTGTTTTACGTGACGATAATAAAAAATAAATGAAAACCCTTGAAGCAAAAGAAGCAACTGCAGCACAAATATCATGTTTAAAAGAGCAATATACATAAAAGAACCTTCTTGCAAGTCCAAAAAT
It contains:
- a CDS encoding adenylosuccinate synthase (product_source=KO:K01939; cath_funfam=3.40.440.10; cog=COG0104; ko=KO:K01939; pfam=PF00709; smart=SM00788; superfamily=52540; tigrfam=TIGR00184), which encodes MSSVVVVGTQWGDEGKGKITDFLSQHAEVIARYQGGNNAGHTIKFNGETYKLHLIPSGIFFSEKICVIGNGMVVDPKALVQELNGLHERGIKTDNLRISNRAHVILPYHLKLDALEEERKGANKIGTTKKGIGPAYMDKAARVGIRIADLLDREVFEEKLRRNLEEKNRLFEKVYEVEGFKLEDILNEYYEYGQQIKQYVCDTSVVLNDALDEGRRVLFEGAQGVMLDIDQGTYPFVTSSNPVAGGVTIGAGVGPTKINHVVGVSKAYTTRVGDGPFPTELHDEIGDQIREVGREYGTTTGRPRRVGWFDSVVVRHARRVSGITDLSLNSIDVLTGIETLKICVAYKYKGEILEEFPASLKVLSECEPVYEEMPGWKEDITGVRSLDELPENARHYIERISQLTGIPLSIFSVGPDRSQTNVVRSVFRAN
- a CDS encoding replicative DNA helicase (product_source=KO:K02314; cath_funfam=1.10.860.10,3.40.50.300; cog=COG0305; ko=KO:K02314; pfam=PF00772,PF03796; smart=SM00382; superfamily=48024,52540; tigrfam=TIGR00665), translated to MNDLLADRIPPQNIEAEQAVLGAIFLEPSALTLASEILIPEDFYRAAHQKIFNSMLKLADKGEPVDLVTVTKELADAKILEEVGGVSYLSDLANSVPTAANIEYYAKIVEEKSILRRLIRTATNIAQEGYNREDDVDGLLDEAERNIMEVAQRKNTGSFQNIKDILVKTYDNIEMLHHRKGEITGIPTGFTELDRMTAGFQRNDFIIVAARPSVGKTAFALNIAQNVATKTDENVAIFSLEMGADQLVMRMLCAEGNINAQNLRTGNLTPEDWGKLTMAMGSLSNAGIYIDDTPGIKVSEIRAKCRRLKQERGLGLVLIDYLQLIQGSGRNRENRQQEVSEISRSLKALARELEVPVIALSQLSRGVEQRQDKRPMMSDIRESGSIEQDADIVAFLYRDDYYDKETENKNIIEIIIAKQRNGPVGTVQLAFVKEYNKFVNLERRFEESNIPPGA
- a CDS encoding large subunit ribosomal protein L9 (product_source=KO:K02939; cath_funfam=3.10.430.100,3.40.5.10; cog=COG0359; ko=KO:K02939; pfam=PF01281,PF03948; superfamily=55653,55658; tigrfam=TIGR00158) encodes the protein MKVIFLQDVKGKGKKGEIKNVADGYAQNYLFKKGLAIEATQANLKQLEAQKKKEQKEAAEELAKAKQLKEQLEKITVELKAKAGEGGRLFGSVTSKQIAEHLKKEHKIQIDKRKIDLPDAIRALGYTNVPVKLHSDVTATLKVHVSEE
- a CDS encoding c-di-AMP phosphodiesterase-like protein (product_source=COG3887; cath_funfam=3.30.70.270,3.90.1640.10; cog=COG3887; pfam=PF01368,PF02272; smart=SM00267; superfamily=55785,64182; transmembrane_helix_parts=Inside_1_12,TMhelix_13_35,Outside_36_659), giving the protein MPHFYEKPLFRYPVYTLIGLTTLSVMIIWGYQWFIGLFMTLLFGFSLFFLIKADRQVKTEIESYISTLSYRLKRVGEEALMEMPIGIMLVNDQYFIEWTNPYLASLFDVDTLVGRSLNDVAESLVPLLKQEVDSEIITLHDRKFNVIIKREERLLYFFDVTEQKEIEKKYKGERTVLAYIFLDNYDEVTQGMDDQTRSNLNSEVTSILNKWATEYGIFLKRISSERFIAVLNENILSQLEKSKFSILDEVREKATVQNVSLTLSIGVGTGVIELPELGGLAQSSLDLALGRGGDQVAIKQPNGKVKFFGGKTNPIEKRTRVRARVISHALKEIILESDKIIIMGHKYPDMDAIGSSIGLLKVTQVNGKEGFIVLNQDEIDSGVQRLLEEVKKNSELWSRFITPEEALEIATDDTLLVVLDTHKPSLVIEERLLNKIDNVVIIDHHRRGEEFIHDPLLVYMEPYASSTAELVTELLEYQPKRLTMSMIEATALLAGIIVDTKSFTLRTGSRTFDAASYLRAKGADTILVQKLLKEDLDLYVKRSKLIQNTTILENGIAIAKADPLEDEWYEQVIIAQAADTLLTMQNILASFVIAKRDEETVAISARSLGDVNVQVIMESLDGGGHLTNAATQLKGITIDEAEERLIKAIQDYLEGGNEE